The following are encoded together in the Mumia sp. Pv4-285 genome:
- a CDS encoding sugar ABC transporter substrate-binding protein has translation MWVDAERAPALKDAAASFKEDKGVEVKLVIKDFQSARDDFITQVPTGKGPDMIVGPHDWLGKFVQNGVVAPLELGDKAGEFEDAAIQAMTYEGKTYGLPYAIENVALVRNTALLDTPAQTMDDVVAAGNGVVKAGKAKYPFLVGLDPKQGDPYHLYGIQTSYGAPVFERNDAGDYDPNQLGLGNPGGVEFAKDLATWAKAGALNASITGDIAKDAFNKGQSPYFLTGPWNVPDMQKAGLDIAIDPIPTGGDEAATPFIGVNGFFISSKAKNSLAASEFVLNYLSTEDAQDALFETGGRPPALKASFEKAASDPVVAAFGEIGKTGAPMPAIPQMDAVWADWGATELDIIKGKADPAAAWPKMVQSVQTKVAG, from the coding sequence ATGTGGGTGGACGCCGAGCGCGCACCGGCTCTCAAGGACGCTGCGGCGTCCTTCAAGGAGGACAAGGGCGTCGAGGTCAAGCTCGTCATCAAGGACTTCCAGTCCGCGCGCGACGACTTCATCACGCAGGTCCCGACGGGCAAGGGCCCGGACATGATCGTCGGCCCGCACGACTGGCTCGGCAAGTTCGTCCAGAACGGCGTCGTGGCCCCCCTCGAGCTCGGCGACAAGGCCGGCGAGTTCGAGGACGCCGCGATCCAGGCGATGACGTACGAGGGCAAGACGTACGGCCTCCCCTACGCGATCGAGAACGTCGCGCTGGTCCGCAACACCGCGCTCCTCGACACGCCCGCCCAGACGATGGACGACGTGGTCGCCGCCGGCAACGGCGTCGTGAAGGCCGGCAAGGCGAAGTACCCGTTCCTCGTCGGGCTCGACCCCAAGCAGGGCGACCCCTACCACCTGTACGGCATCCAGACCTCGTACGGAGCGCCGGTCTTCGAGCGCAACGACGCCGGCGACTACGACCCGAACCAGCTCGGCCTCGGCAACCCCGGTGGTGTCGAGTTCGCGAAGGACCTCGCCACCTGGGCGAAGGCGGGCGCCCTGAACGCGAGCATCACCGGCGACATCGCCAAGGACGCGTTCAACAAGGGCCAGTCCCCGTACTTCCTGACCGGGCCCTGGAACGTCCCGGACATGCAGAAGGCCGGGCTCGACATCGCGATCGACCCCATCCCGACCGGTGGCGACGAGGCTGCGACCCCGTTCATCGGCGTCAACGGCTTCTTCATCAGCTCCAAGGCCAAGAACTCCCTCGCCGCGAGCGAGTTCGTCCTGAACTACCTCAGCACCGAGGACGCGCAGGACGCGCTGTTCGAGACCGGTGGCCGCCCGCCGGCCCTGAAGGCGTCGTTCGAGAAGGCCGCGTCGGACCCGGTCGTCGCCGCGTTCGGCGAGATCGGCAAGACCGGTGCGCCGATGCCGGCCATCCCGCAGATGGACGCGGTGTGGGCCGACTGGGGCGCCACCGAGCTCGACATCATCAAGGGCAAGGCCGACCCCGCCGCGGCCTGGCCCAAGATGGTCCAGAGCGTGCAGACGAAGGTCGCCGGCTGA